Part of the Vibrio ishigakensis genome, GGTAAATACGATTTGATGAACGACCTGATGTCCGGTGGCATCCATCGTTTGTGGAAGCGCTTTACTATCGATTGCAGTGGCGCACGCCCTGGTCAGCGTATCCTAGACCTAGGTGGTGGTACTGGTGACCTTACCGCTAAGTTTTCTCGCATCGTCGGTGAAAAGGGTCACGTTATCCTTGCGGATATCAATAACTCTATGCTGAATGTGGGTCGCGATAAGCTTCGTGATATTGGCGTGGTTGGAAATGTTAACTACGTTCAGGCGAACGCTGAAGAACTGCCATTCCCAGACGATTATTTCGATTGCATCACTATCAGCTTCTGTCTGCGTAACGTAACCGACAAAGACAAGGCATTGCGCTCTATGTTCCGCGTGCTTAAGCCGGGCGGTCGTTTGTTGGTTCTGGAATTCTCAAAACCTATCCTAGATCCGCTATCTAAGATTTACGATAACTACTCTTTCCATATCTTGCCTAAAATGGGCGAGTTGATTGCGAATGATGGTGACAGCTATCGTTATCTTGCAGAGTCTATCCGTATGCACCCTGACCAAGACACCTTGGAAGGTATGATGCAAGAGGCAGGCTTTGAGAACACCAACTACTACAACCTGACCGGTGGCATTGTTGCTTTGCACCGTGGCTACAAATTCTAATTAGGGACGTTTAATGCCTTTTGATACCTTAGTGACAGCGGCTATCGAGACCTCATTCAATGCTCTGATTGCCCAGCAACCTGCCAGTCAAAAGCAGTTAGCGCGCCTAAAAGGACGCATCGTTCGCCTTAATCTTAAAGAGCTGAATAAGAGCCTAATCTTCGTCTGCAGTCAGCAGGTGGATGTACTGGCGGCCTTTGAGGGTGAAGCCGATTGTGAGTTAACCCTGAGCATTACGGCCCTAAGAGATCTTCAGCAGCAAGCCAATATTAACGAGCTGTTTAAGCAAGATAAGCTGTCGGTGGCGGGTGATATGCAGATAGGTCAGCAGTTTGCGACCCTGATCCAGCTGAGCAAACCAGACTTTGCCGAGATACTGTCTCAATACATCGGCGACGTGGCGGCTCATACGCTAGTTACTGGGCTGAAGAACGGCTTTGATTTTGCTAAGGGGCGTGCTGAACGTCACCGTACCCATATTGCGGGTGCTATTACTGAAGAGTGGAAGCTAGCACCGTCTCCATTGGCAGTGGCAGACTTTTGCGATCAAGTAGAAGAAGCTAACAAACAGCTTCGCCAACTAGATCAGCGCCTGACGCGCTTGGTGGAGCAAGCATGACCCCAACCGAGCTAAAACGCCTCTATTACATCACTAAAGTGCAACTGGAATACGGCCTCGATGAGCTGATTCCAGAGCACGAGCTAGCAAAGCTTCCAAAGCTGGCTAGAAAAGCGCTGTTTTGGATCAAGAACAAGCATCCCGAAAAGCCTTTGGGTGAGCGTATGCGCCTCGCCTTGCAGCAGCTTGGCCCAGTATGGATCAAGTTTGGACAGATGATGTCCACGCGCCGTGACCTTTTTCCTCCACATATCGCTGATCAGCTAGCTCTGCTGCAAGACAGAGTCGAACCCTTCGATGGTGCCCTAGCTAAACAGCAGATGGAAAAAGCCCTCGGTGGTCCGCTGGAAAACTGGTTTAACAACTTTGATATCGAGCCTTTAGCTTCGGCCTCGATTGCGCAAGTGCACACCGCAGAGCTAAAAGAGTCTGGTCGAGAGATAGTGCTCAAGGTGATCCGTCCGGATATCTATCCGGTTATCAATGCCGATATTAAGCTGATGTACCGCATGGCGCGTATCGTGTCCAAGATGGTGCCAGAAGCACGTCGTCTTAAGCCTATCGAGGTGGTTTCCGAGTATGAGAAAACCCTGCTCGATGAGCTGGATCTGCGCCGTGAAGCGGCTAATGCTATGCAACTGCGTCGCAACTTTGAGGGCAGTGAAGAGCTGTATGTTCCAGAAGTAATCAGCGACCTTAGCAGCAAGAACCTGATGGTCTCTGAGCGTATCTATGGCATTCAGGTATCCGATATCGAAGGCCTTGAGCGCAACGGCACTAACATGAAGCTACTGGCTGAGCGTGGAGTGACCGTTTTCTTTACTCAGGTGTTCCGCGATAGCTTCTTCCATGCGGATATGCACCCGGGCAACGTATTCGTTCAATACGATCATCCTGAGAACCCTCAGTGGATCGGCTTGGATTGCGGCATCGTTGGCACGCTAAATGCGGACGACAAGCGCTATCTGGCGGAGAACTTCCTCGCCTTCTTTAATCGCGACTATTACAAGGTTGCACAACTGCATGTAGATTCGGGCTGGGTACCGGCTGATACCAATGTGCAGGAGTTTGAATTTGCGATTCGCATGGTGTGTGAGCCTATTTTTGCTAAACCATTGTGTGAAATTTCATTTGGGCACGTACTTCTTAATCTTTTTAACACAGCAAGACGTTTTAATATGGAAGTGCAGCCACAGCTAGTATTGTTGCAAAAGACACTTCTCTACGTAGAAGGGTTAGGTAGACAGCTTTATCCACAGTTGGATCTATGGGCTACGGCTAAGCCATTCCTAGAAAAATGGATGGGTGAACAAGTAGGCCCTCAGGCGGTGATTAACTCGGTAAAAGAGCGTGCTCCGTTCTGGGCTGAGAAACTTCCTGAGTTACCTGAACTTTTGTACGATAATTTAAAGCATGGTAAGCAATTGACGCAGAAGGTGGATCACCTGTACCACGGGTACCGCCAAATAAAGCGTCAGCACGCAACAGGACAATTTTTGTTTGGAATAGGTGCGACATTTATCGTATGCTCGTCAATCCTATTCGTTAACAATAACTTGTTGATTTCAGCGGGAATTGGTGGCCTCGGAGCCTTAGCTTGGCTCATGAGTTGGTTCACTTACCGCAAATAATTTTTGAATACTCACAGTTAGGAAAGAATCATGGGTGGAATTAGTATTTGGCAACTGTTGATCATCGCAGTAATTGTGGTACTGCTTTTTGGTACCAAGAAACTTCGCGGTATCGGGGGCGATCTAGGTTCAGCAGTGAAAGGCTTCAAGAAAGCCATGTCAGATGAAGACGAGAAGAAAGACAAAGACGCAGACTTTGAGCAGAAAAACATTGCTCAGAAGAGCGAGTCTCAACCTGAATCTGAAAAGCAGAAAGAAAAAGAGCAGGCGTAACCCGTGTTTGACATCGGTTTTTGGGAGCTGATACTCATCTCAATATTGGGATTGGTGGTGTTAGGCCCAGAGCGTCTTCCGGTTGCTATCCGCAGTGTGATGCGGTTCGTGAACTCAGCAAAATCTATGGCCAACAATGTGAAAGAAGAGTTGGACCATGAGCTGAAGATTCAGGAGCTGCAAGAAAACCTTCGCAAGGCCGAGAAAATGGGCATGGAAGAGTTGGCACCGGATCTCAAGCAGTCGGTAGAAGAGTTGAAGCAAGCGGCGCAGAGTGTGCAACAGCCTTACAAGAAGGATGATGCTAGCAAAGGCTCTGAGTCGGTTAGCTCTCCCGCTGAGGCGCCTAAGGCCAAGAGTTCAGATACAGCTTCATAGCATTCGAGGGGCTCTACGCCCCTTTTTCGTAAATCGAGGTAGGTATGTCTTCGGTTGATTCCAACCAACCCTTGATCAGTCATTTAATCGAACTGCGCACGCGCCTATTGCGCTCCATCAGTGCGGTGTTGGTTATCTTTATTGGCCTGATCTATTTTTCAAATCACATCTATGAGTTCGTGTCGGCGCCTTTGATTGATAGGCTGCCTGAGGGCGCAACCATGATAGCGACAGATGTAGCGTCGCCGTTTTTCACCCCACTTAAGCTGACCCTGATCACCTCAGTGTTTATCGCTGTGCCTATGATCTTGTATCAGGTATGGGCATTCGTGGCGCCGGGTCTGTATAAGCATGAAAAGCGTCTAGTGATGCCGCTGATGTTTTCAAGCTCACTGCTGTTCTATCTCGGTGTAGCCTTTGCTTATTATGTGGTGTTCCCACTGGTGTTTGGCTTCTTTACCGCCATCTCGCTAGGTGGGGTAGAGTTTGCGACCGACATCTCCAGCTATCTGGACTTTGTACTGGCGCTGTTCTTGGCATTCGGTATCGCCTTTGAGGTGCCGGTAGCCATTATCTTGCTGTGCTGGACCGGAGCAACGGATGTACAGTCGCTAAAGGCAAAGCGTCCCTATATCGTAGTGGCGGCGTTTGTTATCGGTATGCTTCTAACGCCACCTGACATCATCTCGCAGACGCTACTGGCTATCCCTATGTGTTTGCTGTTTGAGGTAGGTCTGTTCTTTGCGCGCTTCTATACCAAGCCGGAAGAGAAAGAAGAAACCGAACAGGAATAACAAAAAATCCCCAGATGGGGATTTTTTTATATCTTAAACAAAGCCTTAGCATTGTTGTTGGTGATCTCTTCTATCTCTTGGATAGGGCGCTCGGTGAGATCAGAGATGCGTTTTGCAACTAGCTGCGTGTAGGCAGGTTCGTTACGCTTACCACGGTGCGGGACTGGCGCCAGATATGGGCAGTCTGTTTCTAGTATTACCTTGCTTAGGTCAAGATGAGGAACCACCTTATCCATACCGCCGTTTTTAAAGGTAGTAACGCCGCCTAGGCCAAGATGAAAGCCTAACGCATTGATTGCTTGAGCCTCTTCCACACTGCCACCGAAGCAGTGGAATACGCCAGATAGGCTACCATCTTGCTCTTTTTCTAGAAGGGCTAGCGTCTCTTGGATGGAGTCACGGGTATGAATCACCACAGGTAGATTCATCTCTTTGGCCCAACCTAGTTGAGTAATGAAGGCGTGCTCTTGCTCTGCGCGATAGGTTTTGTCCCAGTATAGGTCGATACCTATTTCACCTACTGCGATAAAGTTGTGTTTGTCGTACCAGGAGTGTATGGTTTCTAGGGTCTTGTCGACATCTTGGTCCACATAACATGGGTGTAAGCCCATCATTGAGCGGCAGATATCAGGAAACTGCGCTTCGGTTTCCAGCATAGGTTGTATGGAGTCGAGGTCGATATTCGGCAGTAAGATATGTTGAATGCCTTGTGCTAATGCTCGTTGAACAACCTCTTCACGGTCTTGATCAAACTCGCTTGCATATATATGGGCGTGGGTGTCTATCATGAATACAACTAGATTTTAAACTTGATAGTCCAAGTATATATCAGTTGCTATTGGATGTACTGGCTTGAGTACAGGGGCACCTTTATCTTGCTTGAGACTAAAACAATAAAACCCCAGCAAGCGTGTTACTTGTT contains:
- the ubiE gene encoding bifunctional demethylmenaquinone methyltransferase/2-methoxy-6-polyprenyl-1,4-benzoquinol methylase UbiE, with the translated sequence MSGKEQGNQIDTETTHFGFETVKKEEKVAKVAEVFHSVAGKYDLMNDLMSGGIHRLWKRFTIDCSGARPGQRILDLGGGTGDLTAKFSRIVGEKGHVILADINNSMLNVGRDKLRDIGVVGNVNYVQANAEELPFPDDYFDCITISFCLRNVTDKDKALRSMFRVLKPGGRLLVLEFSKPILDPLSKIYDNYSFHILPKMGELIANDGDSYRYLAESIRMHPDQDTLEGMMQEAGFENTNYYNLTGGIVALHRGYKF
- a CDS encoding ubiquinone biosynthesis accessory factor UbiJ, with translation MPFDTLVTAAIETSFNALIAQQPASQKQLARLKGRIVRLNLKELNKSLIFVCSQQVDVLAAFEGEADCELTLSITALRDLQQQANINELFKQDKLSVAGDMQIGQQFATLIQLSKPDFAEILSQYIGDVAAHTLVTGLKNGFDFAKGRAERHRTHIAGAITEEWKLAPSPLAVADFCDQVEEANKQLRQLDQRLTRLVEQA
- the ubiB gene encoding ubiquinone biosynthesis regulatory protein kinase UbiB; amino-acid sequence: MTPTELKRLYYITKVQLEYGLDELIPEHELAKLPKLARKALFWIKNKHPEKPLGERMRLALQQLGPVWIKFGQMMSTRRDLFPPHIADQLALLQDRVEPFDGALAKQQMEKALGGPLENWFNNFDIEPLASASIAQVHTAELKESGREIVLKVIRPDIYPVINADIKLMYRMARIVSKMVPEARRLKPIEVVSEYEKTLLDELDLRREAANAMQLRRNFEGSEELYVPEVISDLSSKNLMVSERIYGIQVSDIEGLERNGTNMKLLAERGVTVFFTQVFRDSFFHADMHPGNVFVQYDHPENPQWIGLDCGIVGTLNADDKRYLAENFLAFFNRDYYKVAQLHVDSGWVPADTNVQEFEFAIRMVCEPIFAKPLCEISFGHVLLNLFNTARRFNMEVQPQLVLLQKTLLYVEGLGRQLYPQLDLWATAKPFLEKWMGEQVGPQAVINSVKERAPFWAEKLPELPELLYDNLKHGKQLTQKVDHLYHGYRQIKRQHATGQFLFGIGATFIVCSSILFVNNNLLISAGIGGLGALAWLMSWFTYRK
- the tatA gene encoding Sec-independent protein translocase subunit TatA, with translation MGGISIWQLLIIAVIVVLLFGTKKLRGIGGDLGSAVKGFKKAMSDEDEKKDKDADFEQKNIAQKSESQPESEKQKEKEQA
- the tatB gene encoding Sec-independent protein translocase protein TatB is translated as MFDIGFWELILISILGLVVLGPERLPVAIRSVMRFVNSAKSMANNVKEELDHELKIQELQENLRKAEKMGMEELAPDLKQSVEELKQAAQSVQQPYKKDDASKGSESVSSPAEAPKAKSSDTAS
- the tatC gene encoding twin-arginine translocase subunit TatC produces the protein MSSVDSNQPLISHLIELRTRLLRSISAVLVIFIGLIYFSNHIYEFVSAPLIDRLPEGATMIATDVASPFFTPLKLTLITSVFIAVPMILYQVWAFVAPGLYKHEKRLVMPLMFSSSLLFYLGVAFAYYVVFPLVFGFFTAISLGGVEFATDISSYLDFVLALFLAFGIAFEVPVAIILLCWTGATDVQSLKAKRPYIVVAAFVIGMLLTPPDIISQTLLAIPMCLLFEVGLFFARFYTKPEEKEETEQE
- a CDS encoding TatD family hydrolase, translating into MIDTHAHIYASEFDQDREEVVQRALAQGIQHILLPNIDLDSIQPMLETEAQFPDICRSMMGLHPCYVDQDVDKTLETIHSWYDKHNFIAVGEIGIDLYWDKTYRAEQEHAFITQLGWAKEMNLPVVIHTRDSIQETLALLEKEQDGSLSGVFHCFGGSVEEAQAINALGFHLGLGGVTTFKNGGMDKVVPHLDLSKVILETDCPYLAPVPHRGKRNEPAYTQLVAKRISDLTERPIQEIEEITNNNAKALFKI